In the Ipomoea triloba cultivar NCNSP0323 chromosome 6, ASM357664v1 genome, one interval contains:
- the LOC116021788 gene encoding protein TIFY 10A-like: MSSSEVSDYGRFSGQRSNFSHTCNRLSQYLKENGSFGDLSLGLSRNFVPSGNPRPTMDLLPMIEKSGQNSVHKPMNLFPTREESTKKMDTSVTKGGPEKAQMTIFYGGQVIVFNDFPADKAKEIMLLASSNGGTTSVAPKLPESSPPVSKVVPSFVNQRPSQQIASEMPIARKKSLARFFEKRKDRIVSKGPYPYQMMSSPKAGSSSQVEESRAWLGLGAHFPVKIEH, from the exons ATGAGTTCGTCGGAAGTTTCAGATTACGGCAGATTTTCCGGCCAGAGGTCTAACTTCTCCCACACTTGCAACCGCCTGAGCCAGTACTTGAAGGAGAACGGCTCTTTCGGTGATCTCAGCCTCGGCCTTTCCCGCAATTTTGTTCCTTCAG GAAATCCAAGACCCACAATGGATCTGTTGCCAATGATTGAGAAATCTGGTCAGAATTCAGTTCATAAACCCATGAACTTGTTTCCTACCAGAGAAGAATCCACAAAGAAGATGGACACAAG TGTGACGAAGGGTGGCCCAGAAAAGGCACAGATGACGATTTTCTACGGTGGGCAAGTGATTGTGTTCAATGATTTCCCAGCAGACAAGGCTAAAGAAATTATGCTTCTTGCCAGCAGCAATGGAGGCACAACCTCGGTGGCTCCGAAGCTACCTGAATCTTCACCTCCTGTTTCAAAGGTTGTCCCTTCTTTTGTGAACCAAAGACCATCCCAGCAAATTGCCTCTG AGATGCCTATTGCAAGGAAGAAATCCCTGGCCAGGTTCTTTGAGAAGAGAAAGGATAG GATTGTGTCAAAGGGCCCCTACCCATACCAGATGATGAGCAGTCCCAAGGCAGGTTCTTCTTCCCAGGTTGAAGAGAGCAGGGCATGGCTAGGATTGGGTGCCCATTTTCCTGTCAAAATTGAGCActga
- the LOC116021723 gene encoding probable polygalacturonase: MVETQTRNHRCIPTFFSTHKTLLTVLWIAVFCSVFLWQRDCADGLLSARRGFTARELPRLRPLAFNLTEFGGVGDGVTVNTAAFERGVMAISKLGKKGGGQLNVPPGLWLTAPFNLTSHMTLFLAEGAVILGIDDEKYWPLMPPLPSYGHGREHLGPRYGSLIHGQNLKDVVITGHNGTIDGQGQGWWKKYRQRLLNYTRGPLVQIMWSSDILISNVTLRDSPFWTLHPFDCKNITIRDVTVLAPIFDAPNTDGIDPDSCEDVLIENCYISVGDDAIAIKSGWDQYGIAYGRPSKNILIRNLVVRSMVSAGISIGSEMSGGVANVTVENLHVWSSRRAIRIKTAAGRGGYVQQVTFRNVTLENVRVGIVIKTDYNEHPDKDFDPKAVPVLKDITYMSIHGEGVRVPVRIHGSEDIPVRNVTFQDMSIGITYKKKHIFQCSYVQGRVIGTVFPAPCEHLDLYDERRELIKRSDVHNLSDIDYDL; the protein is encoded by the exons ATGGTGGAGACACAGACGCGTAATCATCGCTGCATCCCAACCTTCTTCTCCACCCACAAGACCCTTCTGACGGTGCTTTGGATCGCCGTCTTCTGCTCTGTGTTTCTATGGCAGAGGGATTGTGCTGATGGGCTTTTGTCTGCTCGGCGAGGTTTTACGGCTAGGGAATTGCCTAGGCTCCGGCCATTGGCGTTTAATTTGACGGAATTTGGAGGGGTTGGGGATGGGGTTACTGTGAATACGGCGGCGTTTGAGAGGGGTGTTATGGCTATCTCCAAACTCGGGAAGAAGGGTGGTGGGCAGCTCAATGTGCCTCCTGGGTTATGGCTTACGGCTCCGTTTAATCTCACCAGCCATATGACTCTCTTCCTCGCTGAGGGTGCTGTGATTCTTGGCATTGAT GATGAGAAGTACTGGCCTCTTATGCCTCCATTGCCTTCATATGGACATGGGAGGGAACACCTTGGACCACGCTATGGAAGTCTAATCCATGGCCAAAATCTCAAAGATGTTGTAATTACAG GTCATAATGGCACCATAGATGGGCAGGGTCAAGGATGGTGGAAGAAGTATCGGCAGAGACTTCTTAACTACACTAGAGGACCGCTTGTACAGATtatgtggtctagtgacattcTGATCTCCAACGTAACGTTACGTGATTCTCCCTTTTGGACCCTCCATCCATTTGACTGCAAAAACATCACGATCAGAGATGTTACAGTCCTGGCACCCATTTTTGATGCTCCAAATACTGATGGCATTGATCCCG ATTCGTGTGAAGATGTGTTGATTGAAAACTGTTACATAAGCGTTGGCGATGATGCCATTGCAATAAAGAGCGGGTGGGATCAGTATGGTATAGCGTATGGACGCCCTTCCAAAAACATACTCATTCGAAACCTTGTGGTTCGTTCCATGGTCAG TGCTGGGATTTCAATAGGAAGTGAGATGTCTGGTGGCGTGGCCAATGTGACCGTCGAGAACCTCCATGTATGGAGCTCGAGGCGTGCTATTCGCATCAAGACAGCAGCGGGGAGAGGGGGATATGTTCAACAAGTAACATTTCGCAACGTGACACTAGAAAACGTGAGGGTAGGCATTGTGATCAAGACAGATTACAATGAACATCCGGACAAGGACTTCGACCCCAAAGCAGTCCCCGTTCTTAAGGACATAACCTACATGTCAATACACGGGGAGGGAGTGCGTGTCCCTGTCCGTATCCATGGAAGCGAGGACATCCCAGTGAGGAACGTGACGTTCCAGGACATGTCGATTGGGATAACGTACAAGAAGAAACACATTTTCCAGTGTTCTTATGTTCAGGGCCGCGTTATAGGGACTGTGTTTCCTGCTCCCTGTGAGCACCTCGATCTGTACGATGAGCGACGAGAGTTGATCAAGCGTTCAGATGTTCATAATCTTTCGGACATAGATTATGACCTTTGA